cctggggaagggggacCCCAGCCTGAAGGACAGAGCAGAGTCGGGGTTGGGGGTGTGCTGGGAGCGCAGAGAGCCTCCTGCTGTTCCTGGTGACTCTGGAgtcggcggggggtgggggggagctcTGGGGTGCCCAGGCCCTGGGAGAGTTGCCAGAGGCTGAGGCCGAGGGTGGGGCCCGGGCGGCCCAGCTCCTGCCCCAAATATGGCTCGGGAAGGCCACAGCGGCGCTGAGAAGACAGGCTGGGCCAGACGGGCACTGAGGCTCCGGGCCTCTCCCCCAGCTCTGCTGTGACCCTCACCTGCGGCCCGGGGTGCCAGCGCCCCCGCTTGGCTCCGGCGTGTCCTTGTGGGCTGATCCCGCGggctctccctgcctctctgagcttctgccTTTCCCAAGCGGGGGAAACGCGACCTTCTGGCTGGGACGCGGGGAGGGTGGGTGCGCCAGGTCAGAATCACCCCTCCACCGGGCGAGCGTGGTCCAGGGGCCCtggcagggtgggggctgggcatCTGGGAACTGCCAGCCACCCCCACCCATGCAGAGAGGACACAGAGACCACACAGAGGCCGCGCCTCCGCTGgcagcaactggagaaaacccagCCGCAGCCGAACacataaataactaaataataaaagctttaaaGATCATTACTTAAAAAACAAGTGCGTCCCAGCGATCGGACCCCAGTTCCTGGTGCCCTGAGTGGTGCCGGCCCTGTGCTGAAAGCGGCCTGGTTGGTTCACCCCCAGATCCACGCTAGAGGGAGGGATCACCCCTACTTGTCAGGTGAGCAGATGCAGGTGAGGGAGGGCGGCAGCCCCTCCATGCTGGTGGCAGGTGGGCATCGTGGGCAGGAGCCAGCTCACGGAGCTGGAGAAGACagacctgggggctgggggcgccCAGGAAGAAACGCAGGGGGAGAGGCATCTGCTGGAGGGGGGGGGGGTCCCTTCAAGGCTGTGCGTGAGGAAGGCAGGCGGGCTGcaaccccacccacccctccctggCCCAAACGGTGAGAGTAAGTGACCCTGGGCGCCTGGGGCCCTCCAGGAGGGGGCAGGAGGCCTCGGGATCAGCATCTGGACACCAGTCAGCCTGTGCCAGAGCACCATGCTCCCTGACGGCCTCCGCTGGAGTGAGGCTGTGCTGACGTCCACACCACTGACCCGGGGCCTTTCTCCTGGTCAGGACGCCCCCCGCCGCCACCCCATGAGCAGAGGGCCACAGCCCTGGCCCAACGCCCCTCCTGACAGCGACGCCCCCGCCCTGGCCACCCAGGAGGCCCTCCCGCTCGCTGGCCACCCCAGACCTCCCCGCTGCGGCGTGCCCGACCCGCCCGACGGGCCAAGTGCCCGCAACCGACAGAAGAGGTTCGTGCTGTCGGGCGGGCGCTGGGAGAAGACGGACCTCACCTACAGGTAGGGCCAGTGGCCACGAGCTGGGCTTTGACCTCCACCTGCTGTCTGAGACACTCTGGGACTAGGGTGGGGCAGATCCCTATGGCCGACAGGCTGGAGTGTCCCCCGACTCCCGTGCTGCTGCTCAACGCCCCAAACCCACGCTTAGATGCACTCCCACGCCCTCGCCTGGGAGCGTGGTCTCCGCACCCGCCTGGCTGCCCCACACACCCGTGGGGCATGGCCGGCAGTCACCCACGCGACCTCTGCGGGCTTTGTGCTGCGGGCCAGGCCCTGGGACTCTCGGTGAGGGAGGCAGACGCGGCCCCTCCTCTGGCAGAGCGCGGTGCTTCCCACGCCAGGTTCAGCTCTAGCGCCGCACTCGGGATCCGTGCAGGGAGGGGCCCGCTGGGGCAGGCCAGGTGGTGGCTCAGGTGGCGGCTCAGGTGGCCTCGGCCCCTGGCGCTGAGACTTAGACATCCTGCAGCGGGCAGCAGGGGGCGGCGAGGACGGGTGTGGTGTCCCATGTCATTGCAGCTGGGACTCCTGGGGGCCCCGAAGTGTCCTGGGTGGGGAGCCTGCGGACACAGGAGGGGCAGGTCTCAGGGTCTAAGGTCTCCCCACGGTCAGTGGCACAGTCAAGTCTAGGAGGGGGCCTTGGGGCTCCTGGGTCCTTTCCGCCCAGTGCAGACCCTCGTGGGCACCTAAGGGCACACAGACCACACAAAGCTGTGCCCATGTGGTGGAGGGAGCGGTGCACACCCTCGGAGCACACCGGGCCCGCATCCTGCACGCCTGCCCCCCCACTGCACATCCGGGGCAACTCCTGGCCCTGACAACCAGCCCTGTGAGCCAGACCTAGGCCCCCCCCCACCACCTCGGTCCTCCCCAGGATCCTCCGGTTCCCGTGGCAGCTGCTGCGGGAACAGGTGCGGCAGACGGTGGCGGAGGCCCTCCAAGTGTGGAGTGACGTCACGCCACTCACCTTCACTGAGGTGCACGAGGGCCACGCCGACATCGTGATCGACTTCACCAGGtgagctgggggcctggggacACCCCCCCACCCTGGGAAGAAAACCCATCTGCCGGCAGCCGCTGACTCTGCCCCTACCCACCCTCCCACAGGTACTGGCACGGGGACAACCTGCCCTTCGATGGACCTGGGGGCATCCTGGCCCACGCCTTCTTCCCCAAGACCCACCGAGAAGGGGATGTCCACTTCGACTATGATGAGACCTGGACCATCGGGGACAACCAGGGTAGGGGCTCGGGCCCCGCTTTCCGGAGGGGCCCCGCCGAGGCCCCAGAGCCGGGCCTGGCGTCCCGCTGCAGGAGCTCACGCGCTGCCGGGTTGCCTCCCTCTTCCAGGCACAGACCTCCTGCAGGTGGCGGCCCACGAGTTTGGCCACGTGCTGGGGCTGCAGCACACGACAGCTGCGAAGGCCCTGATGTCCCCCTTCTACACCTTCCGCTACCCACTGAGCCTCAGCCCAGATGACCGCAGGGGCATCCAGCAGCTGTACGGCCGGCCTCGGCTAGCTCCCACGTCCAGGCCCCCGGACCTGGGCCCCGGCACCGGGGCGGACACCAACGAGATCGCGCCGCTGGAGGTGAGGCCCTGCTCCCCCCGCCCACGGCTGCCTCTGCGGCTCCAACATGGGCTCCTCCTGACCCTTCCCTCTCACCCCAGCCGGACGCCCCACCGGATGCCTGCCAGGTCTCCTTTGACGCGGCCGCCACCATCCGCGGCGAGCTCTTCTTCTTCAAGGCAGGCTTTGTGTGGCGGCTGCGTGGGGGCCGGCTGCAGCCTGGCTACCCTGCACTGGCCTCTCGGCACTGGCAGGGGCTGCCCAGCCCTGTGGACGCAGCCTTCGAGGACGCCCAGGGCCACATCTGGTTCTTCCAAGGTGAGTGGGGGCCAGGTCACACTTGGGAGACTGCTGGGAGCCAGGAACATCATGGCCAAGGGAAGGGACAGAGAGACGTGATGAGCAGATGGACAGACGGAGGGGGCCCCGGAGTTCTGGGGCCCAGAAGGAGTGTGGTTCACtcctctgagcacagctgggaggcttcctggaggaggtggttcTCAAGGCTGGAGTAGGATGGAAGGTATTGCACCCCACGAAGCACGTGTGGCGCTTGCCCCTGGACACAAGGCTCTGGGCTCAGAGGTGGTGAAGTGACCCACATGAGGGCACAGCTTGGAGAAGGTCGGGAGGGATGTGAGCTCAGTGTGCCAGAGACGAGAGCCTGGAGCAtgccagggggcggggcctgctgCCTGAGGGCTGGCACCAGGGTGGGCAGCCAAGTGCAGGGAGTGGGTGCCCAGGTGGCCTCTTTGCTGCTCAGAACGGCCTTTCCCACGTGTACCTCCCAGTGCCGCTGGCATTGCCCAGTGTCCTTCTTGGGAGTGGGGTTGCCAAGCAGGCGTTATTACTGGCCTTTTGTGTTTTatggacaaggaaactgaggctgggaaggTCTGAGGTGGTGTCGGTGGCGGAATGTGGCCGCTGGGCAGCCCTGTTGCAGCACACGCCCCCCAACCCCCTGTTTCTCCAACAGGAGCTCAGTACTGGGTGTACGACGGCGAGAAGCCGGTCCTGGGCCCTGCGCCCCTCTCTGAGCTGGGGCTCCAGGGGTCCCCGATCCATGCCGCCCTGGTGTGGGGCTCCGAGAAGACCAAGATCTACTTCTTCCGAAGCGGGGACTACTGGCGCTTCCAGCCCAGCACCCGCCGTGTGGACAGCCCCGTGCCGCGCCGGGCCACCGACTGGCGAGGGGTGCCCTCGGAGATCGACGCGGCCTTCCAGGATGCTGAAGGTGTGCAGGGGGCGGGCCTctgccccaccccttccctctccacccctc
This is a stretch of genomic DNA from Budorcas taxicolor isolate Tak-1 chromosome 17, Takin1.1, whole genome shotgun sequence. It encodes these proteins:
- the MMP11 gene encoding stromelysin-3 is translated as MARAARLRGAAPRALPLPLLLLLLLLPPPPLLLARAPRPPDAPRRHPMSRGPQPWPNAPPDSDAPALATQEALPLAGHPRPPRCGVPDPPDGPSARNRQKRFVLSGGRWEKTDLTYRILRFPWQLLREQVRQTVAEALQVWSDVTPLTFTEVHEGHADIVIDFTRYWHGDNLPFDGPGGILAHAFFPKTHREGDVHFDYDETWTIGDNQGTDLLQVAAHEFGHVLGLQHTTAAKALMSPFYTFRYPLSLSPDDRRGIQQLYGRPRLAPTSRPPDLGPGTGADTNEIAPLEPDAPPDACQVSFDAAATIRGELFFFKAGFVWRLRGGRLQPGYPALASRHWQGLPSPVDAAFEDAQGHIWFFQGAQYWVYDGEKPVLGPAPLSELGLQGSPIHAALVWGSEKTKIYFFRSGDYWRFQPSTRRVDSPVPRRATDWRGVPSEIDAAFQDAEGFAYFLRGRLYWKFDPVKVKALEGFPRLVGPDFFGCTEAANTFR